AGTATCCGAGTTTACTAAAGTTTGCTTTCATTGCTTTACAGTTTTAAATCGTTTTCCGAATTCGTCTGCATACTGATTACCGCATTAAGCATCTCAATCTGCAGGCGATAGTTATTTACAATCTCGTTTAAAATTCTTTCGTTACCTGGATTAACCTGATAATTGTATATTAAGGATTTCCGCGTGGTTTCCATTTCTTGAATTTCCACCTTGACATCTCCCTCAATATTTTTATCTCCGGCGTATATCTTCTGGAATGCTTGCATCTTATTATCGAGTTGGCCTTGATAGTAACGCTCAACATCGTGTATTTCACTGTAGGATGCTGTAAACTGTTGCTGTATCAAGGGGCTTTTAAATACTGATACACCCCAGAAACTTATTGAAATCAATATTGCTACTGTTGCTGCTGCGTAAATCCACGAATTGTGATTTGTTGGAATCAATATGGTTTGGCCCTTTAGTTTAGCCTGAAACCGATCAAAGTGACCTCTTGGCGGATCGGTGTTATCCAACAAATGCCGATTCTGATTAATGATTTTGTCAATGCTGTCCATGTCCTTCTATGTTATTGTCTCTTCTGTAATACTTCTTGTAACCGTTTCTTGGCTCTGGTCAACTGCGATCGGGAGGTTGAATCGGAAATGCCGAGTAGTTCTCCAATTTCTCCATGGTCAAGACCTTCGATAAGGTAAAGGTTGACAACTAATCGATATCCTTCGGGGAGATTTTCGATTGCTTCCTTTATCCTTCCATAGGTTACCTCAACTTCAGCCCAATTCTCAGCCTCTTGGCGCGGATCATCGGCAACCTGATTGGTGAGCACTTCCTCGGATAAAAGCGGTACCCGGCTTTTTTTCCTTAGAATATCTAGTGATGTGTTGATGACGATTCGCTTAAGCCATGCACTAAAACTTGAATTGTCAATGAACGTTTCTAGTTTTTGAAAAGCTTTAATAAAAGCATCCTGCATTGCATCTTCGGCATCGGCTGGCTCCCGAACTATTCGTAAGCTAATGTTATACATCGCCTTGGAGTATAGTTTGTAAATCTCCTCCAATGCTTTTGTGTCGCCCCGACGACACCGGTCAATCAGATGCTGATGCAAGTTGTATTGTTGATCGTTGCTTTCCATCATACGACTTAAATACGTTAGTGTGACACTTACGCTGCATGCGAATTAAACGATTTTTGAGCACTTCTTTGTTTTCATTAACGTGCTGTGCGGCAGGAGACCATTTTAGCAAATAAAATTAGGCTATTTTTGACGCGTTTTTAACTTAATCTTAGTGTAATGAACAAAAAAATGTTTAGAAAAAGTTCTCTAGCCGTATTTCACAAATGGTCGAATAAGGGATGGGCTATTATGGATAGTCTTCGAAGTGTAGTGAAAATTGGGATGATTCCGGTTACCTATACGCTGGTTGCATTGCCTGTATTTACTTTCGCATCTACCGATTCGTTAACCGTCAGTAAAAATGTGGACATGAACGAAGTGGTGATAAATGCAGTAGCAACGAAAAATGTTTATTCGGAACTCTCCCGGATTGTAATTTCCATTAGTAGGGACGAAATAGGCAACGCACCAGTTCATTCTGTCCAAGACTTGCTTGAGCAGGTGCTCGGCGCAGATGTTCGGTCGAGGGGGGCACTTGGCGTTCAGGCTGATGTTAGCCTTAGGGGAGGAACTTTCGATCAGGTGCTTGTTCTACTCAATGGTGTCAATATTACTGATCCTCAAACAGGGCACCATAACCTAAACCTTCCGCTTGATCTTGAAAGTGTTGATCGGATTGAGATTCTTCAAGGTCCAGGAACTAGGGTTTACGGACCAAATGCCTTTACCGGAGCCATAAATATTGTTACGGGCGAGCAAAAAAACAGCGGTGCCAAAGTTGGCGTTACTGCAGGTGGATATGGGTATTTAAATGGATTCGGTTCAGCCGCTTGGGCTAAAAATAATTTCAGAAGTTTTATTTCTGTATCGCATGCTCGCTCCGACGGGTATTCGCCAAATACCGATTTCAATTCCCGGAGTTTGTTCTATCATGGCCAGCTTTTTTCTTTGCTAGGTACCACCTCGCTGCAAGCAGGATTTTCGGACAAGGGATTTGGTGCTGCAAGTTTCTATACGCCCAAATATCCGAATCAGTATGAAAGAACCAAATCGTTCTTTTCTTCGATAAGCCAAGTGAAAACTATTTGGGATTTTACGATTAATACACAGGCGTATTGGCGCCGTCATCAGGATCGATTCGAACTTTTTCGTGATAATCCTGCCTCCTGGTATAAAAACCACAACTATCACCTTACTGATGTAATAGGAGGGAAATTGCACGGCAACTACAACACCGAGTACAGTCGGACCTCCATTGGCGCAGAGTATCGCTATGAGCATATTTATAGCAACGTTCTGGGTATTCTATTCGCTGATACGCTTGATGTTCCTGGTGAATCTAATGGATTCTTCAATCGACAAAAAGCACGACATAACGTTAATTTCAATCTGGAGCAGACATTCTATTTTCAGGGATTTGTGGTTTCGGCAGGAGCAATGGCGCTTTGGAATTCTGATTTTGGCTGGGATAAATCCTTTGGAATAGATGCTAGTTACGCAGTTTTAAATACTACGCGTGTTTTTGGCTCTATAAATCAGAGTTTACGATTACCCACTTTTACCGACCTTTACTATAATGGGCCTACCAATGTAGGCAATCCGGATCTGAAACCCGAACATGCACTTAGCTATGAAGTAGGAATAAAATCGTCGTTTAAAAATAGTATATTGCAGTTATCGCTCATTAGGCGAGAGGGAAGTGATATCATTGATTGGGTTAAAGATCCCGCCGACGCCAAATATAAAACACGAAATCTCACCAACGTTACCACCAATGGGATTGAGGTAGGAGGGGCGTATTCGTTTGGTGAATTGTTTCTGCAAGCCAACAACTCCTCAAAGTTACAAGTCACCTACTCTTATTATAGGAATGAAAAGGAGTCGGGTGGTTTGATCTCCGCCTATTCCCTCGATTATTTGAAGCAAAAGTTGGCCATGAATCTGACCTCGACACTTTATAAGGGTATTGGGTTCACTGTTAAGGCTACTTATCAGGATAGGGCTGGTTCATTTACAACGGCAGCAAACCAAGAAGTCTCCTACAGCCCTTTTACTCTTTGCGATATTCGGGTGTTTAAAACATTCAAACACTTGATGATTTTTGGAGAGGTTGCCAATGTTTTCGATAAAGATTATGCCGATATTGGCAATATCGATCAGCCCGGCCGATGGTTTAAAGGTGGGTTTAAATTTGACATATAAAGGTTTCTCTATAAATAAAAGCGCCCCCGAGTTTTCTTGGGGGCACTTTGTTAGTAATGTAATAACAATAAGAAGATTATTATAGAATGGTTTTGAATCTTATACTGAATATACCTGCCTTTATGTTACCTTTCCAAAAGTGGTAAAATCATTCCAGTAATAACCTTGCCACTGTCGTAGTTCAGTTCCGACCCAAATATGCTGTGAGGAATTGAGAAAACCACCAAGAGCGCAATGGCGGCCAGTGCAACATAGGCTGGTCTATCCTTTTTATTGTTTAGAAGAAGTGCCCCAACCCAAATAACTCCAGCAATCAGAGTTTTATTATCGGTAAGGTCATATCCAAATGGAAAGCCAGTCCAGGCCTCGCCAAAAGCGTAATATTGAACTATAGGACCAAATATAAAGCCTCCCAGCGTCAGAAGGCCTAGGGCTATCCATCCATACAATTTATATCCATCCATCTTTTCGAAGGCATAAATTCCTGCAAGGCTCGAAAATAGCATGGCAAAGAATATGAAAATGATGTGCGGAATGAGTATGATGGCAGGAACAATACCTTTAAATCGGATAGTTATTGGGTCCTCTTTATAGAGTTCTATCGAACTTGTTTCATTTTCTACCTGCACATAGTATTGCAGCTTACCGGCAGCAGGCTGAGAGGGTAAAAATGCTTCAAGGTTTGACCCTTTTCTCTCGAAAGGCTGAGGGCTGAAATCCTCCGTAGTAGGGTATCTTTTATAGAATAGTGTGGCAGATACGTTTTCGGGGATATTGCTCAGCACAATAATTGCATTTTCGCCCGTGTTGCCGCTTCGAAGGAACTTCCCTTTTATTTCTACATTTTCGATGGTAACCTTTACCTTTTTCGGGTAAGTAGGACCGGTCATTCGTTGATAAACTGCTGCCGATAAGGTTAATACCACAGCGAGTGTCCAGAAAATTAATTTCTTCACCATGCTAAAGTTTAATAATTAGTATTTTGCGTTCGGAGTTTCTTATCACCTCCACCGAAATGGTTTGACCTTCCTTAAGGCCTCCAAGGCGGACCATATAATCCTGAATATTATTAACCGCCTTTCCGTCGATGGAGATAATCGTATCTCCATTAAGCATTCCGCCTCTTGCAGCAGGTTTTCCGGCAGTTACAAAATCGGCTCTGAGGCCATTGTTTTGCTGCCCTGAAACATCGGGCATAATACCGAGTGTTACCTTAAATCTTTTGCTGCGACTATAGTTGCTCACTTTTGGGCCAGCTTCTTTGAATGAAAGTTTGCTTGGTGCATTTGCAAGGCTAAGCGCTAGGTTGTAGGTAAATTCTGTTATTGACTTGAGCCCGTTAAAATTGATACGCTCCACATCGTCGAAAGGGGTGTGGTAATCGAGGTGAGCTCCTGTTGAGAAGAAGAATACGGGGATGTTTTTTCCGTAGAAGGAGGCATGATCCGAAGGGCCATATCCTTCGGGAGAGGTCGCTAATTTTAAACTGTCGGGATTGGCAGTGGCCAGAAGTATGCTAAGACCATTATCGGAAGTGCCCACACCTCCTATTTGTAGCATTTTCTCAGGACTCATTCGGCCCACCATATCGAGGTTAATCATTGCCTGTGATTTTGATATGTCGACGATGGGCGTGTTAACGAAGTACTTTGATCCGAGCAGGCCCAACTCTTCGCCGGCAAAGGCTAAGAACACTACACTTCGCTTAATATGTTTGCGTTGTTTTGCCATTTTTTGGGCTATCTCTAGCATAGCTGCTACGCCCGAGGCATTATCGTCGGCACCATTATGAACCGCAACGGTATCCTGTTTTCGACTGGAGGAATTTGGTCCACCCATTCCAAGATGGTCGAAGTGCCCACCTATGATTACAATTTCATTTTTCAATAAAGGATCGCAACCTTCGAGAATGGCTACAACGTTTTGGGTCTTCTCTTTAATGCTCTTTAACTCTGCCTTTGCTGAAATAGTGCTATTAATCTCGAAACTATTCCTTTCCTGTTTTAGCCTGATTTCGGATTCTAACGCTTCAATTGTTTTGCTCGACTTACTCAGGATGGAGTTGGCAACCGAGCGTGTTACCTGTATTACAGGGATATCAATCGAATAATCTTTGGTTAACGGATCAACAAGGGCATCATCCTTATCGAAACTCACGCCAGAGACCATAATTACACCTTTAGCACCGTGCTCCTTGGCTGTTAATGCCTTTATTCTATCGCCAGTATATTGCTCAAACGGATTGCCGGTAGTATCTGTGCCGGGATTTCCCCGAAGTATTAGCACCCATTTTCCTGTTACGGTAACGGTTTGGTAATCGTCCCATGTAAAAGTAGGGGAGTTTGAGGCTATGCCAAAGCCCACAAAGACAGCCTCAGCCGAAAGTGAGTCGGTTCCGGAAAATGGGAATAAGGTAAATTCTTTGCCCAACTCCAGTGAGCCTTGTTGTTCTAGTGCGAAGCTACACTGTCCCAGTTTCTGTTCCTTAACAAACGTGAAAAATTGGTATCCTCGCTCACCAAGCATCGTTAAACCATCGTCTTGTAGTGCATCTTTTATATATTTTGCGGCCAACCGATCTTCAACAGTTCCCGGTTCTCTGCCCTTTAAGTTATCGGAGGCTAGAAACTGAACATGGTTCCGAAGGTCGGGAATGGTTATTTCTGAGGTCTTGCAAGATTGTGTAACGAGGGCAAGCGGTAGAAGCAATAGTATGAGACTGCGCGACATAGTTTTGATTTTGGTGGTTAAACGACAAATATAGGAAATTTGTATATATTAATTATTCGAAAAAATGGTTGGTTGTGTGGTGTTCCATCGTTTCTATTTGATAATTTTGGGGAAATTTTTTTTATGAGCAGCAAACAGCGTGAGAACCTTATTTATTTAACAGCCATATTGATAGCGGTGTCCGGCTTGTTTCATTTGGTGGATACACTAACGGGTAAGGTGCTCTTTGATTTGGCTTTTGGTCCATATTTGTATGTACAGACTCGCCACTTCTGGAAAATGAAAAAACTTGGAGTTGCGATAGAAGGCGTTGAGAGTCGGAGATACTATATCTTAATTGCCTTATGGATATGTTTGCTGTTTACTTTGATTAATTTTTTATCGGTACCCTTCCTGATGATCTTCTTGGTGATGGTTGATTATCTTGTGGTAAGTCAAACGGAGTAACTTTTTGATATCCTGACGCCAAGAACAGTGACATCATCTACTTGATCGCAGTTTCCCTTCCACCTGTAGAATTCTTTTAGGAGAATCTCGCTTTGGCTATGCATGGTTCTTTGTTGAAAGTTGAGCAGTTTTCTTCTTAATTCTTGTGTACGGTATTTTTTAAATTTTCCGCCACCAAATTGATCTGGAAATCCATCGGAGTAAAGATAAAGAGTATCGCGTGGCAAGAGTTGCAATGTGTGATTATCGAAGGGCTTAAAATTACTATCGGCACCAACGGCTTGTTTGTTTGGTTTAAGCATATACATTTTATGCTTAAGCGATTCTTCTAGCAAATGGTAAACGGAAGGTTCTTCTTGCTCTGAGCTTCTCACTAGGCAAAGTGGAATGTTCGCTCCAGCAAATTGAAGTTCGAGGGTAGTTAGGTTTAGGACGCATAGGCCAATATCCATTCCGTCGAATATGTCGTAACGGTCTCTTCGTATAAGCGTTTTTATGAAAAGAGAGTGAAGCGAAGTAAGAATTTTCGCTGGTTCGGTGACCAAGTCCTCGCTAACAATTTTATTTAAACCGAAATTTCCCACTATGCTCATAAAGGCTCCAGGAACCCCATGACCGGTACAGTCGGCAACGGCAAAATAGAGCAAATCGCCCCGCTGTTTAAACCAATAAAAGTCACCGCTAACGATATCCTTTGGAAGGTAAACTACAAATGTATTTAGTAATCCGTCGAGGGTTGGTATTATAGGAACAATTGCTTTTTGAATACGTTCTGCGTATTCAATACTATTGGTAATATCCTTATTCCGTTTTTCAACCAAACGGTTTTGTCGTAATAATTCGTCCGATTGGGCTTCGATCTCAGAGTTTTGTTCGAGCAGACGGCTGTTGGCTTCTCTTTTATGCCTATTTAATCGGTAAGCATAGTAAATAACTGTGGCAAGAATTAATAAGATGGCAATTAAGATGGTTATTCTATTTCGGAGTTTCACCACCTGTAAATCCCTTTGCTGCACCTGAAGTTGTTTTACTTCCAATTCCCGATTTTTTTTTAGACTGGCTAATTGGGTTTCTAGATTGTTTACACGGCTCAGTTGGTTTAGACCTAGAATGCTGTCATTCAGTTTTGTATATTCCTTAAGGTATTCGAATGCTTTGGCTCGCTGATTTTGTTGTTCCGAGACGTTTGCGAGTCCATAATAGGCCTTGCGCATTTGGTCCTTTAATTCGCCCTCCTTGGCGTATTCAAGGGAGCGGTTGTAAGCATTTTGCGATTCAGTGATCTTATTTTGATCAAAGTGAATGTCGGCAAGTGTTAGCCATGATTTGGCCAGTTCAGTGATGTTATAGGATTTTCCAAGTGTAAGTAATGAATTTCTCGCCATGGTTTCGGCTTCCTTTAAGCGGCCACTTGCGGCAAGGGCCACTGCATAGTGTCTCAATACAATGGCGAGATTTCCTTTCTCGGCATCCTTTTTGCTTAATAGGCTGGCTGCATTAGAGAGAATTTCGAGTGCTTCATCGTTTTTGTTTTGAGATATTTTCAATTCGCCCATGTAAAGGTTGGCCATTCCTTCCAGATTGGGATTATTGATTCGCTTAAGAATGAAAATTGATTTGTTGAGGTAATCTTCTGCCAACTTGAGATTCCCCAACTTTGTATGGATTGATCCCAGTAGCATGAGCGATGTTCCTTGCCCTTCTAAATTGCTCTCATCAACAAAGAAATTTAGGGCCTGTTGGGCATACTCCATTGCATCAGCATAGTTGCCAAGTTCAAGCTGGATACGTCCGATCTCATTAATAAGGAAGGCAATTTGTTTGGTGTCTTTAAGCTGTTTGCTCAGTTCAAAGCTCTGTAAAAACGATTCGAGTGCTTCCGTTTTATAGTTGTGATGATAGTAGCAAATTCCCATTTGGGTTAAGGCGGTCATTCTATGATAATCATCTCCATCTTCTTGAGCTGCAATGGCTGCATTGTTGGCTGATATTAGGGCCAAATCAAACTCTTTAATGGATAGGTATAAATCACTCAGCTGAAGTTGCAGCTCCGTTTTTACCTTTGTTTCTCTCGTGCGC
The genomic region above belongs to Williamwhitmania taraxaci and contains:
- a CDS encoding RNA polymerase sigma factor, with the translated sequence MMESNDQQYNLHQHLIDRCRRGDTKALEEIYKLYSKAMYNISLRIVREPADAEDAMQDAFIKAFQKLETFIDNSSFSAWLKRIVINTSLDILRKKSRVPLLSEEVLTNQVADDPRQEAENWAEVEVTYGRIKEAIENLPEGYRLVVNLYLIEGLDHGEIGELLGISDSTSRSQLTRAKKRLQEVLQKRQ
- a CDS encoding TonB-dependent receptor plug domain-containing protein is translated as MNKKMFRKSSLAVFHKWSNKGWAIMDSLRSVVKIGMIPVTYTLVALPVFTFASTDSLTVSKNVDMNEVVINAVATKNVYSELSRIVISISRDEIGNAPVHSVQDLLEQVLGADVRSRGALGVQADVSLRGGTFDQVLVLLNGVNITDPQTGHHNLNLPLDLESVDRIEILQGPGTRVYGPNAFTGAINIVTGEQKNSGAKVGVTAGGYGYLNGFGSAAWAKNNFRSFISVSHARSDGYSPNTDFNSRSLFYHGQLFSLLGTTSLQAGFSDKGFGAASFYTPKYPNQYERTKSFFSSISQVKTIWDFTINTQAYWRRHQDRFELFRDNPASWYKNHNYHLTDVIGGKLHGNYNTEYSRTSIGAEYRYEHIYSNVLGILFADTLDVPGESNGFFNRQKARHNVNFNLEQTFYFQGFVVSAGAMALWNSDFGWDKSFGIDASYAVLNTTRVFGSINQSLRLPTFTDLYYNGPTNVGNPDLKPEHALSYEVGIKSSFKNSILQLSLIRREGSDIIDWVKDPADAKYKTRNLTNVTTNGIEVGGAYSFGELFLQANNSSKLQVTYSYYRNEKESGGLISAYSLDYLKQKLAMNLTSTLYKGIGFTVKATYQDRAGSFTTAANQEVSYSPFTLCDIRVFKTFKHLMIFGEVANVFDKDYADIGNIDQPGRWFKGGFKFDI
- a CDS encoding M20/M25/M40 family metallo-hydrolase, with the protein product MSRSLILLLLPLALVTQSCKTSEITIPDLRNHVQFLASDNLKGREPGTVEDRLAAKYIKDALQDDGLTMLGERGYQFFTFVKEQKLGQCSFALEQQGSLELGKEFTLFPFSGTDSLSAEAVFVGFGIASNSPTFTWDDYQTVTVTGKWVLILRGNPGTDTTGNPFEQYTGDRIKALTAKEHGAKGVIMVSGVSFDKDDALVDPLTKDYSIDIPVIQVTRSVANSILSKSSKTIEALESEIRLKQERNSFEINSTISAKAELKSIKEKTQNVVAILEGCDPLLKNEIVIIGGHFDHLGMGGPNSSSRKQDTVAVHNGADDNASGVAAMLEIAQKMAKQRKHIKRSVVFLAFAGEELGLLGSKYFVNTPIVDISKSQAMINLDMVGRMSPEKMLQIGGVGTSDNGLSILLATANPDSLKLATSPEGYGPSDHASFYGKNIPVFFFSTGAHLDYHTPFDDVERINFNGLKSITEFTYNLALSLANAPSKLSFKEAGPKVSNYSRSKRFKVTLGIMPDVSGQQNNGLRADFVTAGKPAARGGMLNGDTIISIDGKAVNNIQDYMVRLGGLKEGQTISVEVIRNSERKILIIKL
- a CDS encoding SpoIIE family protein phosphatase; protein product: MKYLKFGIILLLMGSCLTTMASTSHTPDSLLPFALKDKKQNIIAIRNTIKQINKKIDIAERTRETKVKTELQLQLSDLYLSIKEFDLALISANNAAIAAQEDGDDYHRMTALTQMGICYYHHNYKTEALESFLQSFELSKQLKDTKQIAFLINEIGRIQLELGNYADAMEYAQQALNFFVDESNLEGQGTSLMLLGSIHTKLGNLKLAEDYLNKSIFILKRINNPNLEGMANLYMGELKISQNKNDEALEILSNAASLLSKKDAEKGNLAIVLRHYAVALAASGRLKEAETMARNSLLTLGKSYNITELAKSWLTLADIHFDQNKITESQNAYNRSLEYAKEGELKDQMRKAYYGLANVSEQQNQRAKAFEYLKEYTKLNDSILGLNQLSRVNNLETQLASLKKNRELEVKQLQVQQRDLQVVKLRNRITILIAILLILATVIYYAYRLNRHKREANSRLLEQNSEIEAQSDELLRQNRLVEKRNKDITNSIEYAERIQKAIVPIIPTLDGLLNTFVVYLPKDIVSGDFYWFKQRGDLLYFAVADCTGHGVPGAFMSIVGNFGLNKIVSEDLVTEPAKILTSLHSLFIKTLIRRDRYDIFDGMDIGLCVLNLTTLELQFAGANIPLCLVRSSEQEEPSVYHLLEESLKHKMYMLKPNKQAVGADSNFKPFDNHTLQLLPRDTLYLYSDGFPDQFGGGKFKKYRTQELRRKLLNFQQRTMHSQSEILLKEFYRWKGNCDQVDDVTVLGVRISKSYSV